Within Hyla sarda isolate aHylSar1 chromosome 7, aHylSar1.hap1, whole genome shotgun sequence, the genomic segment TAGGTCATAGTTGCAGCAGCCCCTTTTAGGCAGTAGTAGCtgtatctatcatacatacacaaatcatgcatgcatacatacatacacccatctatcatacatacacacacacatcatacattcatcatacatacatgttaCACACTTACCACATCATATCTACATACTTACGCACATCATATGTACACCATCTatcgtacatacacacacatacatacatcatacacacataccacatcatacctacatacatacatctattatacatacacacatcatacatacatacattattcattcatacatacacacatcctgccgagattcatacacacacatatgcacacacacatcatacatacatcattcatAGACACACATCATGTCTAGATAAatacgcacacatatatacacacatcatacatacacacatcatacattctcacacacacacacacacacacacatcatatatacatccattTAAAATACATACAGCCCTCACCCTTGGTCTCCTCTCCCTCCCTACATGCAGCCACCATGTATCCAAATCATTTGTcatcacctgctgctgatgaggtgCTGAGGATACACAGGGGGCCAGAGGCAGCACTCACAACTAAAGTACACCGACTCCTCTCCAGCATCCATTTCTTCACCCCCCAGCGAGGTATGGCCACTCGGCACCCATGACCCTCAGGGCCAAGCACGGCAGTATGATGAGATGAGTACCGTGGGAGGGGGATGGTGGTGTTTTGGTGGGTGTAGCATGGCAGTGGAGCGTGGCAGTATGATAGTATGATGAGGACcagaggggggaaggggggttggTATGGATGGTTGATTTGGATGCTGTCATTGGAGCACTATAACATGAGGAGGTGGGGGTGAGGGCGGTTTGgttatagggggcgctatcaggACTGCGCTAGCTGATCAAGTTTGTTTTGCAGCGGCCTattctgcctataggcagagaGCTGGCCCTGCTCCTATTAGACTTTTTATCTTACATCCTGTTAttaaattataatatatacactAAAAGTTATCTGTGGCACTCCTATAGTAAAGTATTCTAAgtcattgaagattttgaatagtaGCAGCATATCTTAAAAcatcaattctttattttctaGTTTGGCAGGTCCAAAGATGAAAATGCACCATGTAGTCAGGCAACCGCTGTTTTGCGCTATGTTCAGCCTCCCTCGTTCCCGCATCACTGCCAGTATAATGAATATCCGGTACTTCCAGATTCAGGGACATGATATCACATGCCCGCTCAGCTTTTCAGCTACCGAGGCTGGTCATCGCTGCGGCCGCAAATCCGGGAGTGCTGGACATTGTGTAATAGAGCTCCATTATACTGGCAAAATGTAGGGCATTGTACCTTAAGGCACAGGCAGCCATGCTGTCAATGGCTAATATACCAGTTATTGTAAATTGCCTTTCTACTCATATTCACAACAGGCTTAtgcttattattaatttttttatgtattcatatttttttatttaaaatgcttATTGTAAAATTGAGGGCATACcctcccatttttatttttaggccAGTCTGTTTTATCTCCTTTTATCTTTAGATTATAAAGTAAAAAACAACAATATCACAGAAGATAATTCAGAAAAACTTTCCACAACAACTTATAGCACAAATACGCCCTCACACCTTCACAGTAGAGATCTAGCTATTGATCCTACTAATCAAGAGGAACAACCTTATCAATCACAGCATACTGAGCAAAGTACAGGAGAAACAGAACATAAAATATTTCCATGTTCtgaatgtggaaaatattttaaaaagaaatCTAATCTTTCTGTGCACAAAAGAATTCATAGAGATGAgaattcatgttcagaatgtggtaaacaATTTAAAAGTAAATATAACCTTTCTATGCATGAAAGAATTCACAGAGATGAaaggccattttcatgttcagaatgtgggaaaagttttCGCCAGAAATCAGTTCTTTTTAGACACCAAAGAAGGCACAGAGGGGAGGAGCAATATTCATGTCCGGAATGTGAGAAACGGTTTCACCAGAAATCAGACCTTGTTGTACACCAAAGAACTCACACTGGAGAAAAGCCTTatgtatgttcagaatgtggaaaatgttttatgcaGAAGTCATGTCTTGTTATGcatcagaaaattcacacaggggagaaaccatttttaTGTTccgagtgtgggaaatgttttaggcAGAATTCAGATCTCGTTGTACATCAAAGAAGGCACAGGAAGGAGGAGAggttttcatgtccagaatgtgagaaAGGTTTTCAACAGAAATCAGATCTCATTGTAcaccaaagaactcacacaggggagaaaccctattcatgttctgaatgtggaaaatgttttacccaGTTATCAGCCCTTCTTGCACATCAGAGAACTCATACAGGGGAGAAGCCTTATTTATGTTCTGAATGTGAGAAACGCTTTGCAACAAAATTATGTCTTAttgaacatcagagaactcacacaggggagaaaccatatgCATGTCCAGAATGTACAAAATGCTTCAGCCACAAGTCCAGTCTTGTTAAACATCGTGAAATCcatacaggagaaaagccattttcatgttcagaatgtgggaagtgtTTTATAAAGAAAGCAAGTCTTGTTAGACATCGGAtatgtcacacaggagagaagccattttcatgttctgaGTGTGGGAAAAGCTTCACAAGAAAATCAAGTGTTGCtgaacatcagagaattcacactggggagaaaccatattcatgtcaagactgtgggaaatgttttagccAGAAGTCGGATCTGGtaaaacatcagagaactcataCAAAGGAAAAGTCGTATTCATGTTTAGAaagtgggaaatgttttagtcaGAAGTCCAATGTTGTTAAACATCAAACAATCCATACAGggtaaaagccattttcatgtacagaatgtggaaaatgttacaATGATGGATCAACTCTTGCTCAGCATAAACAGCAGTGCCATTTTAATCATGAGACTGTAACAAAGGTTTTACCTCcgtattgtattattttattttttactcaaaAGTGCTCAAAAGACAATTTTTTTACCTTAGTGTCACAGTCTGTTATTTCCCTCTAAATTAAATGTGGCCAAACTGAGCAACCAAGAGTAAGGGCCAGTTCACACAATGTTTGTAGTGTATGGGTGCCGGATAAGGCTGGGGGGAGCGTATATGGTGGGAACATCGTACACGGGTCAAAAAtgaaccgaccggagtcagcgtttgactacggccagctcattgaaatgaatggggttccggacagatccagctgggatacgggagcggacaGTTTTCGCTGCCCCCAaccagatccggcacccgtacactacaaacgtagtgtgaacccagcctaactctgtgCCCTGTACAACTCCAGATAACATGCTCTGTGTCTGCTTGGACTCCAGATCCCTTATCCTATTTCTGGCAGTAGGTAATATGCAGATTGAGAAACCAAATGCACAGCAGAGTTCCAAGCATACATCTTAAAggtgttctccgcccctagacatcttaacccctatcggGATGGCCGCGGtggaatcgcggcatcccgaacatctgtgacacagcaggagggtctcttaccttgccttctggtgtccgatcgccaaatgactgctcagtgcctgagatccaggcatgagcagtcaagcggcagaatcattgatcaatggtttcctatgagaaaccattgatcagtgtaaaagatcagtgtgtgtgcaatgttatagccccctatgggagctataacactgcaaaaaaaagtggaaaaaaaagttaataaagatcatttaatcccttccctaataaaagtaagaatcaccccccttttcccataaaaaataaaatgtggtatcgccggatgcagaaatgtccgaactataaaaatatatcgttaattaaaccacacggtcaatggtgtacgcacaaaaaaattaaaaagtccaaaatattgtatttttggtcactttttatatcatgaaaaaataaataaaaagcgatcaaaaagtccaatcaatacaaaaattgtaccgctaaaaacttaagatcaaagcacaaaaaaatagccctcataccgccccatacacagaaaaataaaaaagttataggggttagaagatgaccattttaaacatataaattttcctgcatgtagttatgattttttcgacgacaaaatcaaacctatataaaagtagggtataattttaattgtatggacctacagaattaagagaaggtgtaatttttactaaaaaatttactgcgtagaaacggaagcccccaaaagttaaacatttttgttttttcttcaattttgttgcacaattatttttctttctgtttcgtcgttgatttttgggtaaaatgactgatgtcattacatagtagaattggtggcgcaaaaaataagcaatcatatggattattaggtgcaaaattgaaaaagttatgatttttttaaaggtaaggaggaaaaaatgaaagtgcaaaaacggaaaaacccctggtcctttaggggttaacctTCAGCACATTTACTACTACTATTTCTTCTATGAATCTACTATCCTTGTTCCACTCCGTCCAATGCCAACTAATAACATTTCCTCATCAGATTTATTCCTGGACAGTCTTTATAACATGGCTTTTTTGTTCTACTGATGCCAATATCTTCCAGGCAACACTTGGTATACATAGTACAAGGCTAAGACACACCTCCATTTGGTATGCCCATTACCTTGAAATGTTGATCCAAAAAAACAGCCAATTTTGCTCATCTAAGGGACAAAGAAAATTCCTTCCAGTAGAAATCAAGCTCCAAAGTCCACCAATCAGAATTAATACCTGGATCAATGACAATTCTTCACAATCTAgaaactataacctgtaataataTGACACTCAGACATGTATCCAGGCACCTAATGAACTCTTTTAGTGTGTTCACATGACAAGTTCCTTTGGTAGAGAGCTCTATAGTCTCACTTCTCTTATTGTACAGAATCTGCTGTTAGGCAAGCGTTCCCAACCTTGGGTATGCATACCCCAGCAGTATGCAGCAGCTCTCCTGGGGGTACACTTAAAAGAATCTATTGTGGCAGCTGCTGGTTTGGTATGGCCAGAGGCATTAAAGAAGAGGTGCTGGGCCGGACCCCTCAGTACAATCTAGCCCCACGCAGGTATGTCTACTTAAACACGTCCCTCACGTTGCCCCCAGAATGGAGCAGctaggagagaagagagagacgcCATACCACTGACAAGAGAACCTAGGAGGTTACCTGGCCAGTAATCattctgtattatacagtcagggctgcgctcactactctgctggtgtggagtcactgtgtatatgCATTGCAATCTAATCCCCTGTACATGATAGGTAATTTAATTGTACATATTCCTTTACTTAacatgcactgatcctgagttacattcagtattatacttcagagctgcagcCAGACTTTGTGTATAGGCGGAGAGAGGTTCAGGGGGACTGTATGGAGTATAGAAAAGTGTATATATTTGAAATAACAGCAACTATGTTGATTACAAAGATGTCACTATTATGGGTGGTACAATTTTTGGAAATGGGCTGCCAAGGGCTACTCAGACTAAAAAGATTGGGAACCACttctctaaacatagaggatgtatttttttatttttttttatttttttttactgttgttaCACTCTCTGGTATAACTAAATTGTGGGAGAGATCTCTAGATTGACCTTTGATATACAGTACATAGTTATCAGGTTATCCCTCAACTGTCTttattttccctcaaattaaatgAACCCAATTTTGATATTCTCTCAGAATACTGTAGTCCACCTATTCCACATATTACTGTGGctcccattttttatttatttattataaatcgTTATTAATTTCCATTAGTTACAAAATACACTCCTTATACACATCAGTTAACTTGTATAGAATACATAAGAGAATTCAGGAGTGACCCAACATTAATATATAACCtcaattttaaacttttttatttgagGATACTATAGTTGTATTTTTAATTATTCTGTCCCAGGCAGACTCATCCAGCTCTCCAAGATCCTTTCcccatttatctttaatcctcacctgaAAGTCAACGGGATATTCTTTAAtcacatttttataaataaatctaAGCGGCTTAGCTAATCTAATAGGTGAAATTATAAAATTAAGAAGATTATGAGTGCTAATATTTAGTTTCTCCCTATTCATAGTGCAACAATTAGCATGAACTATTTgataataccccccaaaaatttcAGGGCTCAGCCCAAATATCTCAATCAGTGTTTGAAAGGGGATTAATTCCCCATGACCAAAAATTACTCCCCCAAAGTGGCTACCACTCCAAACTAGtgttaattttacaaatccctttTATTTCCTGCCAAACTTTGTGAAATAGATTAAAATATGAAAAGTGTTTTAATTCAGAATTCTGTGGACAAGCTTCTAATGCTTCTACAATGTCTGTAAaactcccattaaaggggtattccaggaaaaaactttttcatatatatcaactggctccagaaagttaaacagatttgtaaattacttctataaaaaaaaaatcttaatcctttcaatacttatgagcttctgaagttaaggttgttcttttctgtctaagtcctctctgatgacacctgtctcgggaaacgcccagtttagaagaggtttgctatggggatttgcttctaaactgggcgtttcccaagacaggtgtcatcagagaggatttagacagaaaagaacagccttaacttcagaagctcataagtactgaaaggattaagaatttttaatggaagtaatttacactcccctgtctgtacCACCTTCCCCCCCTGATGTGCCTTTGATCTAATCGGTCAATAAAATCCATCTGCATTCAaggtctggtgagtgctccgcttcatCTTTTTactggaatttacaaatctgtttaactttctggagccagttgatatatataaaaaaagtttttttcatggaaaacccctttaaatgtattttatattacaatgtatttatttaatatttaaatgtatttaatatatatgctatcactgtattatccctaCCTTTTTTGATATCTTGAGCTATTGCTGCCAAAAACAAGCTTCTAATACTTCTACAATCTCTGCAAAACtcaaattacatttatttaatatataagcTATCGCTATATTATTCCTACCTTTTTTTGATATCTTGAGCTATTGCTGCCAAATTTTTTTAAGTGGGGTAACCCCCAACCACCTTTCCCCTCTGGTTGAATTAAATGACCGTACTTAATTCTCACTCTACTGCGGCCCCAGATAAGTTTGTTCAAAGCAGCCTCTGAACCATCCTGCCGGGATCCACATTGGTGAAAttattatcacatataacatttggGGAAGAAATACCATCTTTAAAGCTGTTACTCTGTCTGCCTGGGACAGAGGGAGCTTCCTCCATACCTCAACTTTATCTTGTATTCTTTTCAAGAGCGGattcaaattttgatttaaaatcTTTTGTTTGTCCAACTCAAATATTTAAAGGACTCCTCATGTCCCAATATAGACACTCCCTCCACCTCCATCCTTGTACCTTCAACTATTGGGAGCAGACAGGACTTAGACCAGTTTATTCTTATACCTGATAACTCTCCGTACTCATTAATTATGGACATCATCTTTGGAAGCACTACTTCTGGTTGGTCTAGGAACAGCAGGTCATCAGCATATAAGGAAATTTTATTATTCCTGCAATCGACTCCAAAGCCCCATATATCAGATGAGTTCATAATCGCAATTGCCAAGAGTTCCATATAGTGGAGAAATAAAAGCGGGGAAAGCGGGCATCCCTGCCGTGTTCCCCCGAAACAGCGAGAAGGAAGATGTTAGTCTGCCATTAATAACTAGACTTGCCTTTGGGTTTTTGTAAAGTAGTTTAATCCAGGCTATacttttttaaccaaaattaaaCTGGTCCAAGACCCTCCACACAAACTCCCACTCAACCCTGTAAAATGCTTTTTCGGTATCTAATGACAGGATGGAGCGGTGTGGGTGGCCTTCCATTTGAAACGTGGCAAATACTCTGGATAAATTGTCTTGGATCCATCTGCCGGGAATGAAGCCGGGTTGGATCAACCCCGGAATTACTTTAAGCAATCTGGcagctaaaacttttaataacAGCTTAACATCCACATTTAGCAAGGAGATCGGTCTAAATGCGGCAGGAGTTAAATTCACCTTATCTTTTTTTGGGATCAGTGTTATTTCTGCCTCCAtcatcaatggggggggggggggagagtcccTTTCTCAAAGGGTTCATTAAAAATCAGTAACAGATTAGGCAAAAGAAACTCTCCCCACTCTCTATAAACTTCCCATGGGATACCATCTGGCCCCGGAGCAGATGGACCAGAGTATGAGGCTAAAGCTGACTTTGGTAGATCAACTttctatgggcgatccccagcatgatatgcatacaatggaggatgcctgcaaacggtcacaagtaccacaaatggcatcctacacctgataaacTTGTGGATGTATGAAATCTAGACATCAAACAAATTCACCGATGTGGTCCAAAATGGCAGATggtcctcaaccccaagtgcagttgtgcaccccaAACTGAAGTAGAGGTCCTtcatttgtggaccacaatataggttcactactgtggcagatgcaaacaatgacattaactaaccctcaaaactgatgttaaaattgagacattagccagtatatcctcatatgaaggacataccagagcccgcacaccaacgtcaaagtttctcagatggtacgggacctaacactaacctacctgtgcgtgataagcaaaaccaggaaccaaattacagcagcatcaGGTCCGGCTTCTAGACTGCTCCCAGGTTAACTCCAGTGTGActatgcacacatacaatgggagggggagagacaggctacaagccccaccctggttggcatatatattgccggcctcacaggtgaaaccttaatgctacccagtatgataaaaagggtgcattagtataaacttTAGACATAAAACAGCTTACAATTGCGTGGTCTGCAATGGCAAGAGATACtccaccccaagtgcagttgtgcactctattctggggtggagctcctgcatttgtggtccgttgctacgggcgatccccagcatgatatgcatacaatggaggatgcctgcaaacggtcacaagtaccacaaatggcatcctacacctgataaacgtggggcttgtagcttgtctctccccctcccattgtatgtgtgcatagTCACACTGGAGTtaacctgggagcagtctacaagctggacctgatgctgctgtaatttggttcctggttttgcttatcacgcacaggtatgttagtgttaggtcccgtaccatctgagaaaccttgacgttgttgtgcgggctctggtatgtccttcatatgaggatttactggctaatgtctcaattttaacatcagttttgagggttagttaatgtcattgtttgcatctgccacagtagtgaacctatattgtggtccacaaatgcaggacctctACTCCAGTTtggggtgcacaactgcacttggggttgaggaccATCTGC encodes:
- the LOC130282784 gene encoding zinc finger protein ZFP2-like, with the protein product MDRERKQMTEKILNLTLEIIYLVTGEEYIVVKKVTEESEEWSRSHDSDMSAPHSLIHDRNSYREILKLLKKMTELLTGEVPIRCEDVTVYFSIEEWEYFKRHNDQYEDIIIENHMILTSPDESSKKETASEGCPRHNKEYSEHVKIPQDIQVTNMSEIKVEDITEEDIYVKEISTDINTATMYPNHLSSPAADEVLRIHRGPEAALTTKVHRLLSSIHFFTPQRDYKVKNNNITEDNSEKLSTTTYSTNTPSHLHSRDLAIDPTNQEEQPYQSQHTEQSTGETEHKIFPCSECGKYFKKKSNLSVHKRIHRDENSCSECGKQFKSKYNLSMHERIHRDERPFSCSECGKSFRQKSVLFRHQRRHRGEEQYSCPECEKRFHQKSDLVVHQRTHTGEKPYVCSECGKCFMQKSCLVMHQKIHTGEKPFLCSECGKCFRQNSDLVVHQRRHRKEERFSCPECEKGFQQKSDLIVHQRTHTGEKPYSCSECGKCFTQLSALLAHQRTHTGEKPYLCSECEKRFATKLCLIEHQRTHTGEKPYACPECTKCFSHKSSLVKHREIHTGEKPFSCSECGKCFIKKASLVRHRICHTGEKPFSCSECGKSFTRKSSVAEHQRIHTGEKPYSCQDCGKCFSQKSDLVKHQRTHTKEKSYSCLESGKCFSQKSNVVKHQTIHTG